A single genomic interval of Gossypium raimondii isolate GPD5lz chromosome 11, ASM2569854v1, whole genome shotgun sequence harbors:
- the LOC105801910 gene encoding methyl-CpG-binding domain-containing protein 13 isoform X1, which yields MTEETSPDWLPAGWTQEFRFQKTGRRITHYVNLATGQKFFTKDDLIRYTKTETKTESKQYDDRLLTLKQITKPSTNSQVNAAVKENECPEWLPKNWFVEVKTHKSGEFIGKRVKIYVDPSTGLRFYSKPAVFRFLKQAEQRNRKTNKKKQAAYSRKKVVIEKSTVDDLPAGWIKEIKIQRNANGVRKDPYYTDPVSGYVFRSKKAVLHYLETGEIARSAFLPPKSNDDQNLTDEDGSQLPEAKRQKVKLLATKRQLVTDGETSDLSGLETEISKEGQIDEDCADTGLATERNPKTAEKSSQSSSIAHKASNGEQGKIVSADNMLASTAADDEKEKSNISSSNSGKSKNKKELDLPHGSSNRLDQLEPEQVASGLERVNPCQKEANGPCVLEKESPLQLNVCSNPEVAKQPSAYPKVKPRRGLAKTIKPIEDEDILRKQPQMLEIDKTSDTKSEVQPMFSSDPCLEFRVNTPRGGVPHEDASAEGLVSTAASSVLQEKNLEKTRMESKRRNLENKNSSKVKKMKELDLPRRISKRLAGLEHEPVGNGVSAEVAIQNTTRKSGKSEAKPPCVLADKATQQLNVGLDVTVSNQASPAVLGTVINNISPHQDRTILAEQPQMLGTQDSDSKSDLHPFFCSDPCLEFAIKTLTGAIPLEDAINEGLVSAPIANIQPRKNLAETTTENSCCRKTLINTIRSKKKDAGSQQRSSKRLAGHAPELMANSLSNEQFLNLAAQKSYDSKARNVNLPSANLTEKSSQQLEFGPRVALEHQGFTYRTNSSHNESLNKSKEPHQNQTIPTGLNNENPGGLPSAIPFGSLCSDPYFKFPFNTLTGSSAAEDSFTFQRNFALPDYGFPNNFLSDIPSQVFPVEQPVLQQQQQFPSNPPFLPPGNVSLPNSDTINAQQSYRTGKTNYQAR from the exons CATTATGTAAACCTGGCAACTGGTCAAAAATTCTTTACCAAGGATGATCTTATTCGCTACACCAAAACCGAAACCAAAACGGAAAGCAAACAATATGACGACAGGTTGCTAACTTTAAAGCAAATTACAAAACCGTCAACGAACAGCCAAGTGAAT GCTGctgtaaaagaaaatgaatgtcCGGAATGGTTACCTAAGAATTGGTTCGTGGAGGTAAAAACCCATAAGAGTGGTGAATTCATTGGAAAGCGAGTCAAG ATATATGTTGATCCATCAACTGGATTGAGATTCTATTCCAAGCCAGCGGTATTTCGATTTCTTAAACAAGCGGAGcagagaaatagaaaaactaacaAAAAGAAACAAGCCGCCTACTCTAGAAAGAAA GTTGTGATTGAGAAATCAACAGTGGATGATTTACCCGCAGGATGGATTAAGGAAATCAAGATCCAAAGGAATGCAAATGGAGTCCGAAAAGATCCG TATTACACTGATCCAGTTAGCGGATATGTTTTTCGCTCGAAAAAGGCTGTTCTTCACTATCTAGAAACTGGAGAGATTGCTAGAAGTGCTTTTTTGCCACCAAAGTCCAATgatgatcaaaatttaactgATGAAGATGGATCA CAACTCCCGGAAGCTAAAAGGCAGAAAGTGAAGCTTCTTGCCACCAAGCGGCAGCTTGTAACAG ATGGGGAGACATCTGACTTATCTGGTCTAGAAACCGAGATCTCCAAGGAAGGCCAAATTGACGAGGACTGTGCTGATACTGGGCTTGCTACAGAAAGGAATCCCAAGACTGCAGAAAAATCCAGTCAGAGCAGCTCGATAGCTCATAAAGCTTCCAATGGAGAGCAGGGTAAAATAGTCTCCGCTGATAACATGCTTGCTTCAACCGCTGCTGATGATGAAAAGGAGAAAAGCAATATAAGCTCTAGTAATTCTGGCAAGtcaaagaataagaaagagCTTGATTTGCCTCATGGGTCTTCAAATCGACTTGATCAGCTTGAACCTGAGCAGGTGGCTAGTGGCCTTGAACGTGTGAACCCTTGCCAAAAGGAAGCCAATGGTCCATGTGTTTTAGAGAAGGAATCACCTCTGCAGTTAAATGTTTGCTCCAATCCAGAGGTGGCAAAGCAACCCTCTGCTTATCCAAAAGTTAAACCGCGCCGTGGGTTAGCGAAGACCATAAAGCCCATTGAAGATGAAGATATTCTCAGAAAGCAACCACAAATGTTGGAGATTGATAAGACTAGTGACACTAAATCAGAAGTACAGCCTATGTTTTCTTCAGACCCGTGCCTAGAGTTTAGGGTGAATACTCCTAGAGGTGGGGTACCACATGAGGATGCTTCCGCTGAAGGCCTTGTTTCAACTGCAGCTTCCAGTGTCCTGCAAGAGAAGAATCTAGAGAAAACGAGGATGGAAAGCAAGAgaagaaatttagaaaataagaaCTCGAGCAAGGTCAAGAAGATGAAAGAGCTTGACTTGCCTCGTCGCATTTCAAAACGACTTGCTGGGCTTGAACATGAGCCGGTTGGCAATGGAGTGTCTGCTGAAGTAGCTATCCAGAATACAACCAGAAAGTCTGGAAAATCCGAAGCAAAACCACCATGTGTTTTGGCGGATAAAGCAACTCAGCAGCTAAATGTTGGCCTTGATGTCACGGTCTCGAATCAAGCTTCTCCAGCAGTTCTTGGTACAGTAATCAATAACATAAGTCCCCACCAAGATAGAACAATTCTTGCAGAGCAACCACAAATGTTGGGAACCCAGGACAGTGACAGCAAGTCAGACCTACACCCTTTCTTTTGTTCTGACCCGTGCCTGGAATTTGCAATCAAAACTCTTACAGGTGCAATACCATTAGAGGATGCTATCAACGAAGGACTTGTTTCAGCGCCTATTGCTAATATCCAGCCACGGAAGAATCTAGCTGAAACTACAACTGAAAACAGCTGCTGTAGAAAAACTCTTATTAACACAATTAGATCTAAGAAGAAGGATGCCGGTTCGCAACAGCGGTCTTCAAAACGACTTGCTGGACATGCACCTGAGCTGATGGCAAATTCTTTGTCCAATGAACAATTCCTCAACTTGGCAGCTCAAAAGTCTTACGATAGCAAAGCTAGAAATGTGAATTTGCCTTCAGCGAATCTGACGGAGAAATCATCTCAACAACTCGAGTTTGGACCAAGAGTGGCCCTTGAACATCAAGGCTTTACATACCGAACCAATTCATCTCACAACGAGTCATTAAACAAGAGCAAAGAGCCTCATCAAAACCAAACCATTCCTACAGGACTGAACAATGAGAATCCGGGGGGCCTGCCATCTGCAATTCCATTCGGTAGCCTGTGCTCTGATCCATACTTCAAGTTCCCATTCAATACTCTTACAGGTTCTAGTGCTGCAGAGGACAGTTTTACTTTTCAGAGAAACTTTGCACTGCCAGATTACGGCTTCCCCAACAATTTCCTAAGTGATATCCCGTCGCAAGTATTTCCCGTGGAACAACCTGTTctgcaacaacaacaacagttCCCTTCTAATCCTCCATTCCTTCCCCCCGGAAACGTAAGCTTACCCAACAGCGATACAATCAATGCTCAACAATCTTACAGGACCGGCAAAACGAATTACCAGGCAAGGTAA
- the LOC105801910 gene encoding uncharacterized protein LOC105801910 isoform X2: MTEETSPDWLPAGWTQEFRFQKTGRRITHYVNLATGQKFFTKDDLIRYTKTETKTESKQYDDRLLTLKQITKPSTNSQVNAAVKENECPEWLPKNWFVEVKTHKSGEFIGKRVKIYVDPSTGLRFYSKPAVFRFLKQAEQRNRKTNKKKQAAYSRKKVVIEKSTVDDLPAGWIKEIKIQRNANGVRKDPQLPEAKRQKVKLLATKRQLVTDGETSDLSGLETEISKEGQIDEDCADTGLATERNPKTAEKSSQSSSIAHKASNGEQGKIVSADNMLASTAADDEKEKSNISSSNSGKSKNKKELDLPHGSSNRLDQLEPEQVASGLERVNPCQKEANGPCVLEKESPLQLNVCSNPEVAKQPSAYPKVKPRRGLAKTIKPIEDEDILRKQPQMLEIDKTSDTKSEVQPMFSSDPCLEFRVNTPRGGVPHEDASAEGLVSTAASSVLQEKNLEKTRMESKRRNLENKNSSKVKKMKELDLPRRISKRLAGLEHEPVGNGVSAEVAIQNTTRKSGKSEAKPPCVLADKATQQLNVGLDVTVSNQASPAVLGTVINNISPHQDRTILAEQPQMLGTQDSDSKSDLHPFFCSDPCLEFAIKTLTGAIPLEDAINEGLVSAPIANIQPRKNLAETTTENSCCRKTLINTIRSKKKDAGSQQRSSKRLAGHAPELMANSLSNEQFLNLAAQKSYDSKARNVNLPSANLTEKSSQQLEFGPRVALEHQGFTYRTNSSHNESLNKSKEPHQNQTIPTGLNNENPGGLPSAIPFGSLCSDPYFKFPFNTLTGSSAAEDSFTFQRNFALPDYGFPNNFLSDIPSQVFPVEQPVLQQQQQFPSNPPFLPPGNVSLPNSDTINAQQSYRTGKTNYQAR; this comes from the exons CATTATGTAAACCTGGCAACTGGTCAAAAATTCTTTACCAAGGATGATCTTATTCGCTACACCAAAACCGAAACCAAAACGGAAAGCAAACAATATGACGACAGGTTGCTAACTTTAAAGCAAATTACAAAACCGTCAACGAACAGCCAAGTGAAT GCTGctgtaaaagaaaatgaatgtcCGGAATGGTTACCTAAGAATTGGTTCGTGGAGGTAAAAACCCATAAGAGTGGTGAATTCATTGGAAAGCGAGTCAAG ATATATGTTGATCCATCAACTGGATTGAGATTCTATTCCAAGCCAGCGGTATTTCGATTTCTTAAACAAGCGGAGcagagaaatagaaaaactaacaAAAAGAAACAAGCCGCCTACTCTAGAAAGAAA GTTGTGATTGAGAAATCAACAGTGGATGATTTACCCGCAGGATGGATTAAGGAAATCAAGATCCAAAGGAATGCAAATGGAGTCCGAAAAGATCCG CAACTCCCGGAAGCTAAAAGGCAGAAAGTGAAGCTTCTTGCCACCAAGCGGCAGCTTGTAACAG ATGGGGAGACATCTGACTTATCTGGTCTAGAAACCGAGATCTCCAAGGAAGGCCAAATTGACGAGGACTGTGCTGATACTGGGCTTGCTACAGAAAGGAATCCCAAGACTGCAGAAAAATCCAGTCAGAGCAGCTCGATAGCTCATAAAGCTTCCAATGGAGAGCAGGGTAAAATAGTCTCCGCTGATAACATGCTTGCTTCAACCGCTGCTGATGATGAAAAGGAGAAAAGCAATATAAGCTCTAGTAATTCTGGCAAGtcaaagaataagaaagagCTTGATTTGCCTCATGGGTCTTCAAATCGACTTGATCAGCTTGAACCTGAGCAGGTGGCTAGTGGCCTTGAACGTGTGAACCCTTGCCAAAAGGAAGCCAATGGTCCATGTGTTTTAGAGAAGGAATCACCTCTGCAGTTAAATGTTTGCTCCAATCCAGAGGTGGCAAAGCAACCCTCTGCTTATCCAAAAGTTAAACCGCGCCGTGGGTTAGCGAAGACCATAAAGCCCATTGAAGATGAAGATATTCTCAGAAAGCAACCACAAATGTTGGAGATTGATAAGACTAGTGACACTAAATCAGAAGTACAGCCTATGTTTTCTTCAGACCCGTGCCTAGAGTTTAGGGTGAATACTCCTAGAGGTGGGGTACCACATGAGGATGCTTCCGCTGAAGGCCTTGTTTCAACTGCAGCTTCCAGTGTCCTGCAAGAGAAGAATCTAGAGAAAACGAGGATGGAAAGCAAGAgaagaaatttagaaaataagaaCTCGAGCAAGGTCAAGAAGATGAAAGAGCTTGACTTGCCTCGTCGCATTTCAAAACGACTTGCTGGGCTTGAACATGAGCCGGTTGGCAATGGAGTGTCTGCTGAAGTAGCTATCCAGAATACAACCAGAAAGTCTGGAAAATCCGAAGCAAAACCACCATGTGTTTTGGCGGATAAAGCAACTCAGCAGCTAAATGTTGGCCTTGATGTCACGGTCTCGAATCAAGCTTCTCCAGCAGTTCTTGGTACAGTAATCAATAACATAAGTCCCCACCAAGATAGAACAATTCTTGCAGAGCAACCACAAATGTTGGGAACCCAGGACAGTGACAGCAAGTCAGACCTACACCCTTTCTTTTGTTCTGACCCGTGCCTGGAATTTGCAATCAAAACTCTTACAGGTGCAATACCATTAGAGGATGCTATCAACGAAGGACTTGTTTCAGCGCCTATTGCTAATATCCAGCCACGGAAGAATCTAGCTGAAACTACAACTGAAAACAGCTGCTGTAGAAAAACTCTTATTAACACAATTAGATCTAAGAAGAAGGATGCCGGTTCGCAACAGCGGTCTTCAAAACGACTTGCTGGACATGCACCTGAGCTGATGGCAAATTCTTTGTCCAATGAACAATTCCTCAACTTGGCAGCTCAAAAGTCTTACGATAGCAAAGCTAGAAATGTGAATTTGCCTTCAGCGAATCTGACGGAGAAATCATCTCAACAACTCGAGTTTGGACCAAGAGTGGCCCTTGAACATCAAGGCTTTACATACCGAACCAATTCATCTCACAACGAGTCATTAAACAAGAGCAAAGAGCCTCATCAAAACCAAACCATTCCTACAGGACTGAACAATGAGAATCCGGGGGGCCTGCCATCTGCAATTCCATTCGGTAGCCTGTGCTCTGATCCATACTTCAAGTTCCCATTCAATACTCTTACAGGTTCTAGTGCTGCAGAGGACAGTTTTACTTTTCAGAGAAACTTTGCACTGCCAGATTACGGCTTCCCCAACAATTTCCTAAGTGATATCCCGTCGCAAGTATTTCCCGTGGAACAACCTGTTctgcaacaacaacaacagttCCCTTCTAATCCTCCATTCCTTCCCCCCGGAAACGTAAGCTTACCCAACAGCGATACAATCAATGCTCAACAATCTTACAGGACCGGCAAAACGAATTACCAGGCAAGGTAA
- the LOC105801909 gene encoding elicitor-responsive protein 3, with translation MPQGKLQVVLVSAKGLENTDFLCNMDPYVLLTCRTQEQKSSVASGKGSEPEWNEDFIFNISEGASELALKIMDSDTGSQDDFVGEVAIPLEPVFIERNIPLTAYTVVKDGEYRGEIKLGLTFTPEERESRDFEVEESFGGWKQSSYTD, from the exons ATGCCTCAGGGAAAGCTTCAAGTTGTCCTTGTTAGTGCCAAAGGTCTCGAGAACACAGATTTTCTCT GTAACATGGATCCTTACGTGCTTCTTACTTGCCGAACCCAGGAGCAGAAAAGCAGTGTTGCATCAG GAAAAGGATCAGAACCAGAATGGAACGAGGATTTCATATTCAACATCTCCGAAGGTGCTTCGGAACTCGCACTGAAAATAATGGACAGTGATACTGGTTCTCAGGATGATTTCGTGGGAGAAGTAGC TATACCACTGGAGCCTGTATTTATCGAAAGAAACATTCCCCTTACTGCATATACTGTTGTCAAGGATGGAGAATATCGTGGGGAGATTAAACTTGGTCTCACTTTCACCCCCgag GAACGTGAAAGCAGGGATTTTGAAGTTGAAGAATCTTTTGGAGGGTGGAAGCAGTCTTCATACACTGATTAG